Proteins encoded within one genomic window of Pongo abelii isolate AG06213 chromosome 18, NHGRI_mPonAbe1-v2.0_pri, whole genome shotgun sequence:
- the ATXN2L gene encoding ataxin-2-like protein isoform X23 — protein MAFAAALSPSPASGPLFALNRRLHQPATSRVTWRLVIPAEGQSTGKGPPQSPVFEGVYNNSRMLHFLTAVVGSTCDVKVKNGTTYEGIFKTLSSKFELAVDAVHRKASEPAGGPRREDIVDTMVFKPSDVMLVHFRNVDFNYATKDKFTDSAIAMNSKVNGEHKEKVLQRWEGGDSNSDDYDLESDMSNGWDPNEMFKFNEENYGVKTTYDSSLSSYTVPLEKDNSEEFRQRELRAAQLAREIESSPQYRLRIAMENDDGRTEEEKHSAVQRQGSGRESPSLASREGKYIPLPQRVREGPRGGVRCSSSRGGRPGLSSLPPRGPHHLDNNSPGPGSEARGINGGPSRMSPKAQRPLRGAKTLSSPSNRPSGETSVPPPPAAPPFLPVGRMYPPRSPKSAAPAPISASCPEPPIGSAVPTSSASIPVTSSVSDPGVGSISPASPKISLAPTDVKELSTKEPGRTLEPQELARIAGKVPGLQNEQKRFQLEELRKFGAQFKLQPSSSPENSLDPFPPRILKEEPKGKEKEVDVLLTSEPMGSPVSSKTESVSDKEDKPPLASAGGTEGPEQPPPPCPSQTGSPPVGLIKGEDKDEGPVAEQVKKSTLNPNAKEFNPTKPLLSVNKSTSTPTSPGPRTHSTPSIPVLTAGQSGLYSPQYISYIPQIHMGPAVQAPQMYPYPVSNSVPGQQGKYRGAKGSLPPQRSDQHQPASAPPMMQAAAAAGPPLVAATPYSSYIPYNPQQFPGQPAMMQPMAHYPSQPVFAPMLQSNPRMLTSGSHPQAIVSSSTPQYPSAEQPTPQALYATVHQSYPHHATQLHAHQPQPATTPTGSQPQSQHAAPSPVQHQAGQAPHLGSGQPQQNLYHPGALTGTPPSLPPGPSAQSPQSSFPQPAAVYAIHHQQLPHGFTNMAHVTQAHVQTGITAAPPPHPGAPHPPQVMLLHPPQSHGGPPQGAVPQSGVPALSASTPSPYPYIGHPQVQSHPSQQLPFHPPGN, from the exons ATGGCTTTTGCGGCTGCGCTGTCCCCCAGCCCCGCCAGCGGCCCCCTTTTCGCCCTCAACCGCCGGTTACATCAGCCAGCGACGAGCAGGGTTACCTGGAGATTGGTGATCCCCGCAGA gGGACAGAGCACAGGAAAGGGACCCCCACAGTCACCT GTGTTTGAAGGCGTCTACAACAATTCCAGAATGCTGCATTTCCTTACAGCTGTTGTG GGCTCCACTTGTGATGTAAAGGTGAAAAATGGTACCACTTATGAGGGTATCTTCAAGACGCTAAGCTCAAAG TTTGAACTAGCCGTGGATGCTGTGCACCGGAAAGCATCTGAGCCAGCAGGTGGCCCTCGTCGGGAAGACATTGTGGACACCATGGTGTTTAAGCCAAGTGATGTCATGCTTGTTCACTTCCGAAATGTTGACTTCAATTACGCTACTAAAG ACAAGTTCACCGATTCAGCCATTGCCATGAACTCAAAAGTGAATGGGGAACACAAAGAGAAGGTGCTTCAGCGCTGGGAGGGGGGTGACAGCAACAGCGACGACTATGACCTCGAGTCTGACATG tcCAATGGATGGGACCCCAATGAAATGTTCAAGTTCAATGAGGAGAACTACGGTGTGAAGACTACCTATGATAGCAGTCTTTCTTCTTATAC GGTGCCCTTAGAAAAGGACAACTCAGAAGAGTTTCGTCAGCGAGAGCTGCGTGCGGCCCAGTTGGCTCGAGAGATTGAATCAAGCCCCCAGTACCGCCTGCGGATCGCCATGGAGAACGACGATGGGCGCACTGAAGAGGAGAAGCACAGTGCAGTCCAGCGGCAGGGCTCAGGGCGAGAGAGCCCCAGCTTGGCATCCAG GGAGGGGAAGTATATCCCTCTGCCTCAACGAGTCCGGGAAGGTCCCCGGGGAGGAGTTCGATGCAGCAGCTCTCGGGGTGGTCGGCCTGGCCTTAGCTCTTTGCCACCTCGTGGCCCTCACCATCTGGACAATAACAGCCCTGGCCCAGGTTCTGAGGCCCGTGGTATCAATGGAG gtcCTTCCCGCATGTCCCCAAAGGCACAGCGGCCTCTGAGAGGTGCCAAGACTCTGTCTTCGCCCAGTAATAGGCCTTCTGGAGAAACTTCTGTTCCACCTCCTCCTGCAG CTCCCCCTTTTCTTCCAGTGGGCCGGATGTATCCCCCGCGTTCTCCCAAGTCTGCTGCCCCTGCCCCAATCTCAGCTTCCTGTCCTGAGCCTCCCATCGGCTCGGCAGTGCCAACCTCTTCAGCCTCCATCCCTGTGACCTCATCAGTCTCAGATCCTGGAGTGGGCTCCATTTCCCCAGCTTCTCCAAAGATCTCCCTGGCCCCCACAGATG TAAAAGAACTCTCTACCAAGGAACCTGGAAGAACTCTGGAGCCCCAGGAGCTGGCTCGGATAGCTGGGAAAG TCCCCGGTCTTCAGAATGAACAGAAACGATTCCAACTGGAAGAACTGAGAAAGTTTGGGGCCCAGTTTAAG CTTCAGCCCAGTAGCTCCCCTGAGAACAGCCTGGATCCTTTTCCTCCCCGGATCTTAAAGGAGGAGcccaaaggaaaggagaaggaggttgATGTTCTGTTGACTTCAGAGCCCATGGGGTCTCCTGTCTCCTCCAAGACAGAGTCCGTATCGGATAAAGAGGACAAACCACCCCTGGCATCAGCAGGAGGCACTGAGGGGCCAGAGCAGCCCCCACCACCTTGCCCAAGCCAAACTGGCAGCCCCCCAGTGGGCCTCATCAAGGGAGAAGACAAAGATGAGGGCCCTGTTGCTGA ACAAGTAAAGAAATCAACGTTGAACCCTAATGCTAAGGAGTTCAATCCTACAAAGCCTCTGCTGTCTGTG AATAAATCCACCAGTACCCCAACTTCTCCGGGGCCCCGGACTCATTCAACTCCCTCCATCCCGGTGCTGACAGCAGGCCAGAGTGGGCTATACAGCCCCCAGTACATCTCATACATACCTCAGATCCACATGGGACCAGCTGTGCAG GCACCTCAAATGTATCCATATCCTGTATCCAATTCAGTGCCTGGGCAGCAGGGCAAGTACCGGGGAGCAAAAG gCTCCCTGCCTCCGCAGCGCTCGGACCAACACCAGCCAGCCTCAGCCCCGCCAATGATGCAGGCCGCCGCGGCTGCTGGCCCGCCTCTGGTGGCTGCCACGCCCTATTCTTCCTACATCCCCTACAACCCTCAGCAGTTCCCAGGCCAGCCGGCCATGATGCAGCCCATGGCCCACTACCCCTCACAG CCGGTGTTTGCCCCCATGCTTCAGAGCAACCCACGCATGCTGACATCGGGCAGCCATCCCCAGGCCATTGTGTCATCCTCTACCCCTCAGTACCCTTCTGCAGAGCAGCCCACCCCCCAGGCCCTTTATG CCACTGTTCACCAGTCCTACCCACACCATGCCACGCAGCTCCATGCCCACCAGCCGCAGCCAGCTACCACACCTACTGGAAGCCAGCCGCAGTCCCAGCATGCGGCCCCCAGTCCTGTCCAG CATCAGGCGGGGCAGGCCCCACACTTGGGCAGTGGACAGCCACAGCAGAATCTGTACCACCCAGGGGCCCTGACAGGCACGCCGCCCTCTCTGCCACCGGGACCTTCTGCCCAGTCCCCTCAGAGCAGCTTCCCCCAGCCAGCCGCTGTGTATGCCATCCACCACCAGCAGCTGCCCCACGGCTTCACCAATATGGCCCATGTTACCCAG GCCCATGTCCAAACTGGAATCACAGCAGCCCCGCCCCCTCACCCTGGGGCTCCCCACCCgccccaggtgatgctgctgcaCCCACCCCAGAGTCATGGGGGGCCCCCCCAAGGCGCGGTGCCCCAGAGTGGGGTGCCTGCACTCTCAGCTTCCACACCCTCACCCTACCCCTACATCGGACACCCCCAAG TTCAATCTCATCCCTCCCAGCAGCTCCCCTTCCACCCCCCGGGGAACTGA
- the ATXN2L gene encoding ataxin-2-like protein isoform X15, which produces MLKPQPPQQPSQPQQPPPTQQAVARRPPGGTSPPNGGLPGPLATSAAPPGPPTAASPCLGPVAAAGSGLRRGAEGILAPQPPPPQHQERPGAAAIGSARGQSTGKGPPQSPVFEGVYNNSRMLHFLTAVVGSTCDVKVKNGTTYEGIFKTLSSKFELAVDAVHRKASEPAGGPRREDIVDTMVFKPSDVMLVHFRNVDFNYATKDKFTDSAIAMNSKVNGEHKEKVLQRWEGGDSNSDDYDLESDMSNGWDPNEMFKFNEENYGVKTTYDSSLSSYTVPLEKDNSEEFRQRELRAAQLAREIESSPQYRLRIAMENDDGRTEEEKHSAVQRQGSGRESPSLASREGKYIPLPQRVREGPRGGVRCSSSRGGRPGLSSLPPRGPHHLDNNSPGPGSEARGINGGPSRMSPKAQRPLRGAKTLSSPSNRPSGETSVPPPPAVGRMYPPRSPKSAAPAPISASCPEPPIGSAVPTSSASIPVTSSVSDPGVGSISPASPKISLAPTDVKELSTKEPGRTLEPQELARIAGKVPGLQNEQKRFQLEELRKFGAQFKLQPSSSPENSLDPFPPRILKEEPKGKEKEVDVLLTSEPMGSPVSSKTESVSDKEDKPPLASAGGTEGPEQPPPPCPSQTGSPPVGLIKGEDKDEGPVAEQVKKSTLNPNAKEFNPTKPLLSVNKSTSTPTSPGPRTHSTPSIPVLTAGQSGLYSPQYISYIPQIHMGPAVQAPQMYPYPVSNSVPGQQGKYRGAKGSLPPQRSDQHQPASAPPMMQAAAAAGPPLVAATPYSSYIPYNPQQFPGQPAMMQPMAHYPSQPVFAPMLQSNPRMLTSGSHPQAIVSSSTPQYPSAEQPTPQALYATVHQSYPHHATQLHAHQPQPATTPTGSQPQSQHAAPSPVQHQAGQAPHLGSGQPQQNLYHPGALTGTPPSLPPGPSAQSPQSSFPQPAAVYAIHHQQLPHGFTNMAHVTQAHVQTGITAAPPPHPGAPHPPQVMLLHPPQSHGGPPQGAVPQSGVPALSASTPSPYPYIGHPQAPLPPPGELKIVLAAT; this is translated from the exons ATGTTGAAGCCTCAGCCGCCACAACAGCCCTCCCAGCCCCAGCAGCCGCCCCCCACGCAACAGGCCGTGGCCCGTCGGCCCCCCGGGGGCACCAGCCCTCCCAACGGCGGCCTCCCGGGGCCGCTGGCCACCTCTGCGGCTCCTCCCGGGCCTCCAACGGCCGCCTCCCCCTGCCTGGGGCCTGTGGCCGCTGCCGGGAGCGGGCTCCGCCGGGGAGCCGAAGGCATCTTGGcgccgcagccgccgccgccgcagcacCAGGAGAGGCCGGGGGCCGCAGCCATCGGCAGCGCCAG gGGACAGAGCACAGGAAAGGGACCCCCACAGTCACCT GTGTTTGAAGGCGTCTACAACAATTCCAGAATGCTGCATTTCCTTACAGCTGTTGTG GGCTCCACTTGTGATGTAAAGGTGAAAAATGGTACCACTTATGAGGGTATCTTCAAGACGCTAAGCTCAAAG TTTGAACTAGCCGTGGATGCTGTGCACCGGAAAGCATCTGAGCCAGCAGGTGGCCCTCGTCGGGAAGACATTGTGGACACCATGGTGTTTAAGCCAAGTGATGTCATGCTTGTTCACTTCCGAAATGTTGACTTCAATTACGCTACTAAAG ACAAGTTCACCGATTCAGCCATTGCCATGAACTCAAAAGTGAATGGGGAACACAAAGAGAAGGTGCTTCAGCGCTGGGAGGGGGGTGACAGCAACAGCGACGACTATGACCTCGAGTCTGACATG tcCAATGGATGGGACCCCAATGAAATGTTCAAGTTCAATGAGGAGAACTACGGTGTGAAGACTACCTATGATAGCAGTCTTTCTTCTTATAC GGTGCCCTTAGAAAAGGACAACTCAGAAGAGTTTCGTCAGCGAGAGCTGCGTGCGGCCCAGTTGGCTCGAGAGATTGAATCAAGCCCCCAGTACCGCCTGCGGATCGCCATGGAGAACGACGATGGGCGCACTGAAGAGGAGAAGCACAGTGCAGTCCAGCGGCAGGGCTCAGGGCGAGAGAGCCCCAGCTTGGCATCCAG GGAGGGGAAGTATATCCCTCTGCCTCAACGAGTCCGGGAAGGTCCCCGGGGAGGAGTTCGATGCAGCAGCTCTCGGGGTGGTCGGCCTGGCCTTAGCTCTTTGCCACCTCGTGGCCCTCACCATCTGGACAATAACAGCCCTGGCCCAGGTTCTGAGGCCCGTGGTATCAATGGAG gtcCTTCCCGCATGTCCCCAAAGGCACAGCGGCCTCTGAGAGGTGCCAAGACTCTGTCTTCGCCCAGTAATAGGCCTTCTGGAGAAACTTCTGTTCCACCTCCTCCTGCAG TGGGCCGGATGTATCCCCCGCGTTCTCCCAAGTCTGCTGCCCCTGCCCCAATCTCAGCTTCCTGTCCTGAGCCTCCCATCGGCTCGGCAGTGCCAACCTCTTCAGCCTCCATCCCTGTGACCTCATCAGTCTCAGATCCTGGAGTGGGCTCCATTTCCCCAGCTTCTCCAAAGATCTCCCTGGCCCCCACAGATG TAAAAGAACTCTCTACCAAGGAACCTGGAAGAACTCTGGAGCCCCAGGAGCTGGCTCGGATAGCTGGGAAAG TCCCCGGTCTTCAGAATGAACAGAAACGATTCCAACTGGAAGAACTGAGAAAGTTTGGGGCCCAGTTTAAG CTTCAGCCCAGTAGCTCCCCTGAGAACAGCCTGGATCCTTTTCCTCCCCGGATCTTAAAGGAGGAGcccaaaggaaaggagaaggaggttgATGTTCTGTTGACTTCAGAGCCCATGGGGTCTCCTGTCTCCTCCAAGACAGAGTCCGTATCGGATAAAGAGGACAAACCACCCCTGGCATCAGCAGGAGGCACTGAGGGGCCAGAGCAGCCCCCACCACCTTGCCCAAGCCAAACTGGCAGCCCCCCAGTGGGCCTCATCAAGGGAGAAGACAAAGATGAGGGCCCTGTTGCTGA ACAAGTAAAGAAATCAACGTTGAACCCTAATGCTAAGGAGTTCAATCCTACAAAGCCTCTGCTGTCTGTG AATAAATCCACCAGTACCCCAACTTCTCCGGGGCCCCGGACTCATTCAACTCCCTCCATCCCGGTGCTGACAGCAGGCCAGAGTGGGCTATACAGCCCCCAGTACATCTCATACATACCTCAGATCCACATGGGACCAGCTGTGCAG GCACCTCAAATGTATCCATATCCTGTATCCAATTCAGTGCCTGGGCAGCAGGGCAAGTACCGGGGAGCAAAAG gCTCCCTGCCTCCGCAGCGCTCGGACCAACACCAGCCAGCCTCAGCCCCGCCAATGATGCAGGCCGCCGCGGCTGCTGGCCCGCCTCTGGTGGCTGCCACGCCCTATTCTTCCTACATCCCCTACAACCCTCAGCAGTTCCCAGGCCAGCCGGCCATGATGCAGCCCATGGCCCACTACCCCTCACAG CCGGTGTTTGCCCCCATGCTTCAGAGCAACCCACGCATGCTGACATCGGGCAGCCATCCCCAGGCCATTGTGTCATCCTCTACCCCTCAGTACCCTTCTGCAGAGCAGCCCACCCCCCAGGCCCTTTATG CCACTGTTCACCAGTCCTACCCACACCATGCCACGCAGCTCCATGCCCACCAGCCGCAGCCAGCTACCACACCTACTGGAAGCCAGCCGCAGTCCCAGCATGCGGCCCCCAGTCCTGTCCAG CATCAGGCGGGGCAGGCCCCACACTTGGGCAGTGGACAGCCACAGCAGAATCTGTACCACCCAGGGGCCCTGACAGGCACGCCGCCCTCTCTGCCACCGGGACCTTCTGCCCAGTCCCCTCAGAGCAGCTTCCCCCAGCCAGCCGCTGTGTATGCCATCCACCACCAGCAGCTGCCCCACGGCTTCACCAATATGGCCCATGTTACCCAG GCCCATGTCCAAACTGGAATCACAGCAGCCCCGCCCCCTCACCCTGGGGCTCCCCACCCgccccaggtgatgctgctgcaCCCACCCCAGAGTCATGGGGGGCCCCCCCAAGGCGCGGTGCCCCAGAGTGGGGTGCCTGCACTCTCAGCTTCCACACCCTCACCCTACCCCTACATCGGACACCCCCAAG CTCCCCTTCCACCCCCCGGGGAACTGAAGATTGTCCTGGCCGCGACCTGA
- the ATXN2L gene encoding ataxin-2-like protein isoform X6, whose translation MLKPQPPQQPSQPQQPPPTQQAVARRPPGGTSPPNGGLPGPLATSAAPPGPPTAASPCLGPVAAAGSGLRRGAEGILAPQPPPPQHQERPGAAAIGSARGQSTGKGPPQSPVFEGVYNNSRMLHFLTAVVGSTCDVKVKNGTTYEGIFKTLSSKFELAVDAVHRKASEPAGGPRREDIVDTMVFKPSDVMLVHFRNVDFNYATKDKFTDSAIAMNSKVNGEHKEKVLQRWEGGDSNSDDYDLESDMSNGWDPNEMFKFNEENYGVKTTYDSSLSSYTVPLEKDNSEEFRQRELRAAQLAREIESSPQYRLRIAMENDDGRTEEEKHSAVQRQGSGRESPSLASREGKYIPLPQRVREGPRGGVRCSSSRGGRPGLSSLPPRGPHHLDNNSPGPGSEARGINGGPSRMSPKAQRPLRGAKTLSSPSNRPSGETSVPPPPAAPPFLPVGRMYPPRSPKSAAPAPISASCPEPPIGSAVPTSSASIPVTSSVSDPGVGSISPASPKISLAPTDVKELSTKEPGRTLEPQELARIAGKVPGLQNEQKRFQLEELRKFGAQFKLQPSSSPENSLDPFPPRILKEEPKGKEKEVDVLLTSEPMGSPVSSKTESVSDKEDKPPLASAGGTEGPEQPPPPCPSQTGSPPVGLIKGEDKDEGPVAEQVKKSTLNPNAKEFNPTKPLLSVNKSTSTPTSPGPRTHSTPSIPVLTAGQSGLYSPQYISYIPQIHMGPAVQAPQMYPYPVSNSVPGQQGKYRGAKGSLPPQRSDQHQPASAPPMMQAAAAAGPPLVAATPYSSYIPYNPQQFPGQPAMMQPMAHYPSQPVFAPMLQSNPRMLTSGSHPQAIVSSSTPQYPSAEQPTPQALYATVHQSYPHHATQLHAHQPQPATTPTGSQPQSQHAAPSPVQHQAGQAPHLGSGQPQQNLYHPGALTGTPPSLPPGPSAQSPQSSFPQPAAVYAIHHQQLPHGFTNMAHVTQAHVQTGITAAPPPHPGAPHPPQVMLLHPPQSHGGPPQGAVPQSGVPALSASTPSPYPYIGHPQGEQPGQAPGFPGGADDRIPPLPPPGELKIVLAAT comes from the exons ATGTTGAAGCCTCAGCCGCCACAACAGCCCTCCCAGCCCCAGCAGCCGCCCCCCACGCAACAGGCCGTGGCCCGTCGGCCCCCCGGGGGCACCAGCCCTCCCAACGGCGGCCTCCCGGGGCCGCTGGCCACCTCTGCGGCTCCTCCCGGGCCTCCAACGGCCGCCTCCCCCTGCCTGGGGCCTGTGGCCGCTGCCGGGAGCGGGCTCCGCCGGGGAGCCGAAGGCATCTTGGcgccgcagccgccgccgccgcagcacCAGGAGAGGCCGGGGGCCGCAGCCATCGGCAGCGCCAG gGGACAGAGCACAGGAAAGGGACCCCCACAGTCACCT GTGTTTGAAGGCGTCTACAACAATTCCAGAATGCTGCATTTCCTTACAGCTGTTGTG GGCTCCACTTGTGATGTAAAGGTGAAAAATGGTACCACTTATGAGGGTATCTTCAAGACGCTAAGCTCAAAG TTTGAACTAGCCGTGGATGCTGTGCACCGGAAAGCATCTGAGCCAGCAGGTGGCCCTCGTCGGGAAGACATTGTGGACACCATGGTGTTTAAGCCAAGTGATGTCATGCTTGTTCACTTCCGAAATGTTGACTTCAATTACGCTACTAAAG ACAAGTTCACCGATTCAGCCATTGCCATGAACTCAAAAGTGAATGGGGAACACAAAGAGAAGGTGCTTCAGCGCTGGGAGGGGGGTGACAGCAACAGCGACGACTATGACCTCGAGTCTGACATG tcCAATGGATGGGACCCCAATGAAATGTTCAAGTTCAATGAGGAGAACTACGGTGTGAAGACTACCTATGATAGCAGTCTTTCTTCTTATAC GGTGCCCTTAGAAAAGGACAACTCAGAAGAGTTTCGTCAGCGAGAGCTGCGTGCGGCCCAGTTGGCTCGAGAGATTGAATCAAGCCCCCAGTACCGCCTGCGGATCGCCATGGAGAACGACGATGGGCGCACTGAAGAGGAGAAGCACAGTGCAGTCCAGCGGCAGGGCTCAGGGCGAGAGAGCCCCAGCTTGGCATCCAG GGAGGGGAAGTATATCCCTCTGCCTCAACGAGTCCGGGAAGGTCCCCGGGGAGGAGTTCGATGCAGCAGCTCTCGGGGTGGTCGGCCTGGCCTTAGCTCTTTGCCACCTCGTGGCCCTCACCATCTGGACAATAACAGCCCTGGCCCAGGTTCTGAGGCCCGTGGTATCAATGGAG gtcCTTCCCGCATGTCCCCAAAGGCACAGCGGCCTCTGAGAGGTGCCAAGACTCTGTCTTCGCCCAGTAATAGGCCTTCTGGAGAAACTTCTGTTCCACCTCCTCCTGCAG CTCCCCCTTTTCTTCCAGTGGGCCGGATGTATCCCCCGCGTTCTCCCAAGTCTGCTGCCCCTGCCCCAATCTCAGCTTCCTGTCCTGAGCCTCCCATCGGCTCGGCAGTGCCAACCTCTTCAGCCTCCATCCCTGTGACCTCATCAGTCTCAGATCCTGGAGTGGGCTCCATTTCCCCAGCTTCTCCAAAGATCTCCCTGGCCCCCACAGATG TAAAAGAACTCTCTACCAAGGAACCTGGAAGAACTCTGGAGCCCCAGGAGCTGGCTCGGATAGCTGGGAAAG TCCCCGGTCTTCAGAATGAACAGAAACGATTCCAACTGGAAGAACTGAGAAAGTTTGGGGCCCAGTTTAAG CTTCAGCCCAGTAGCTCCCCTGAGAACAGCCTGGATCCTTTTCCTCCCCGGATCTTAAAGGAGGAGcccaaaggaaaggagaaggaggttgATGTTCTGTTGACTTCAGAGCCCATGGGGTCTCCTGTCTCCTCCAAGACAGAGTCCGTATCGGATAAAGAGGACAAACCACCCCTGGCATCAGCAGGAGGCACTGAGGGGCCAGAGCAGCCCCCACCACCTTGCCCAAGCCAAACTGGCAGCCCCCCAGTGGGCCTCATCAAGGGAGAAGACAAAGATGAGGGCCCTGTTGCTGA ACAAGTAAAGAAATCAACGTTGAACCCTAATGCTAAGGAGTTCAATCCTACAAAGCCTCTGCTGTCTGTG AATAAATCCACCAGTACCCCAACTTCTCCGGGGCCCCGGACTCATTCAACTCCCTCCATCCCGGTGCTGACAGCAGGCCAGAGTGGGCTATACAGCCCCCAGTACATCTCATACATACCTCAGATCCACATGGGACCAGCTGTGCAG GCACCTCAAATGTATCCATATCCTGTATCCAATTCAGTGCCTGGGCAGCAGGGCAAGTACCGGGGAGCAAAAG gCTCCCTGCCTCCGCAGCGCTCGGACCAACACCAGCCAGCCTCAGCCCCGCCAATGATGCAGGCCGCCGCGGCTGCTGGCCCGCCTCTGGTGGCTGCCACGCCCTATTCTTCCTACATCCCCTACAACCCTCAGCAGTTCCCAGGCCAGCCGGCCATGATGCAGCCCATGGCCCACTACCCCTCACAG CCGGTGTTTGCCCCCATGCTTCAGAGCAACCCACGCATGCTGACATCGGGCAGCCATCCCCAGGCCATTGTGTCATCCTCTACCCCTCAGTACCCTTCTGCAGAGCAGCCCACCCCCCAGGCCCTTTATG CCACTGTTCACCAGTCCTACCCACACCATGCCACGCAGCTCCATGCCCACCAGCCGCAGCCAGCTACCACACCTACTGGAAGCCAGCCGCAGTCCCAGCATGCGGCCCCCAGTCCTGTCCAG CATCAGGCGGGGCAGGCCCCACACTTGGGCAGTGGACAGCCACAGCAGAATCTGTACCACCCAGGGGCCCTGACAGGCACGCCGCCCTCTCTGCCACCGGGACCTTCTGCCCAGTCCCCTCAGAGCAGCTTCCCCCAGCCAGCCGCTGTGTATGCCATCCACCACCAGCAGCTGCCCCACGGCTTCACCAATATGGCCCATGTTACCCAG GCCCATGTCCAAACTGGAATCACAGCAGCCCCGCCCCCTCACCCTGGGGCTCCCCACCCgccccaggtgatgctgctgcaCCCACCCCAGAGTCATGGGGGGCCCCCCCAAGGCGCGGTGCCCCAGAGTGGGGTGCCTGCACTCTCAGCTTCCACACCCTCACCCTACCCCTACATCGGACACCCCCAAGGTGAGCAGCCTGGCCAGGCGCCTGGATTTCCAGGAGGAGCCGATGACAGGATTC CTCCCCTTCCACCCCCCGGGGAACTGAAGATTGTCCTGGCCGCGACCTGA